Genomic DNA from Oncorhynchus clarkii lewisi isolate Uvic-CL-2024 chromosome 28, UVic_Ocla_1.0, whole genome shotgun sequence:
CAATATCTCCAATTTAGAGGTGTATCTGTTATAAAATCTGAAACAGGTTCAATGGGATATATTCAGGAGTACCATCTTTGTTTGTACCATTCATAATAAACAACTATTTTCTAAATCCCTTTTAATATTCAAGTGTAAATAGTATAACAGTTGTAATGTTATTTATGAGAGTCATTCTTACCTCAGTCGGTTGACATGTTGGATCACCGAGCTCTGGGAAGGGTCTGCACACAAATCTTTCCCATTTTTAGTGTGGAATCTAGAAGAGACACATACAAAACTGTAAGTCTATATTCAACACTCTGTTTTTACAGCATTGTTAACCCATATTTCTATTAAACTATAATTACACTATAAtgtatttttctgtgaagaaTCCTGAACCTCAATTCAAAGATAAATAATCAAAGATACTCACATGATGGCAGGGATTCTGCAGATTTCAGTGGTGGTCTGTAGGGTATATCCTACGATAACTTTAAAAGGTATTTCCCCACCAGTATAACTTTGACAGCAGAATCGTCTACGACGTGCTGTAAAAAAATGAACAAATTGACAATTAAAGAGGACTCTTAATGAAGACTAAATATTACTCTAATTGTCCAACAGTTTAGTTCAGTGTTCCAGTAataacacagacagacggactaAGACACAACTTTCACTGCAGAATATTGACCTTGTTTAGCTGCAGAAGCCTCAGTAGTGAACAGCCCCACAGCCAGGAGCACAAGCAGCACAATAACAGGGGCTCTGATCTGGGCCATCTCTTCTTCTGTGGTGCTGTGGTTAGTGATGTGATGAGCTGCTGTCTTGTCTTCAGACAGAGAGCTTCAGTGGCTGTGTGAGGTCCTACTCCTCACCAGAGCTATATATATACTCCTGGTGCAGGTAGAAACGTATTTTCTGAGAGGTGAAATGTGCTTTCCTACCCACACCTTAAAACCAAAGTTCCACGGCAGAATttccccatctctttccccaaTGAACAAAAAAGTGAAACAAGATTCTTCAACAGAACAAGAGAGAGGATGTTTGAACACAACTATGACTTGTCTATTTATATACAGCATTTATTCTGAGGAGATTCAAATGCACTAGAATGTCATCCTAAATATTGTAAGTGAGAATATAAGTGTACATAAATGCTTGTACATTTGTTGATGTCCCCTGGGTTAAGAAATACATTTTTGGATTATGttaagtgagtttgtgttttatATTATATCTCAATATTTCATTATTCTGGTGCTGGGGACCCAAAAGGTTTAGTTTTGCCCCAAACgctacacacctgattccaccAATTACCTCATCATCAAaaccctgctcagacgttgcatgcatcaaccaatggttgtgtgGGATGTCATCGACCGTGCTGTCAAGCACCAGATTGCTAATAGAACATGTGGTTAGTTCATacttaaaatacctatccaggcattgTAAGATCTAGCAGGCATCAGCAACGCCTAGGCAGAGGAACACTCCCAAtgattagtggaatcaggtgtcTAGTGCTACGGCAATAACAGAAAAGTGCACACCTTTTGGGTCCCCATTAAGAAACACTGTTCTATCCTATGATCCTATATGAACTAGTTATAAATACAAGGAGTGTAGGTTGAATTACATGCCAACCACTGTACCTCAATTGAACAATATATCAATTCTACATTATAATGTCCTTTAACCCTCATAACCAAAGGATGTGGGAGATGTGGATGTGCGCTGGATGTGCGCTGTGTAAAcagaggctgaataatttttaaAGGAATAATGGAAAAATTTTGTAAAATCCagctgtgcaaagctcttagggacccagaaagattcactgctgtaatagctgccaaaagtgattctaaccattaggctatctagtggttagagcgttggacttgtaaccggaaggttgcaagttcaaatcccccgagctgacaaggtacaaatctgttgttctgcccctgaacaggcagttaacccactgttcctaggccgtcattgaaaataagaatttgttcttaactgacttgcctagttaaattaaggtaaaataaaggtattggtcacatacacatggttagcagatgttattggtcacatacacatggttagtagatgttattggtcacatacacatggttagcagatgttattggtcacatacacatggttagcagatgttattggtcacatacacatggttagcagatgttattggtcacatacacatggttagcagatgttattggtcacatacacctggttagcagatgttattggtcacatacacatggttagcagatgttattggtcacatacacatggttagcagatgttattggtcacatacacatggttagcagatgttattggtcacatacacatggttagcagatgttattggtcacatacacatggttagcagatgttattggtcacatacacatggttagcagatgttattggtcacatacacatggttagcagatgttattggtcacatacacatggttagcagatgttattggtcacatacacatggttagcagatgttattggtcacatacacatggttagcagatgttattggtcacatacacatggttagcagatgttattggtcacatacacatggttagcagatgttattggtcacatacacatggttagcagatgttattggtcacatacacatggttagcagatgttattggtcacatacacatggttagcagatgttattggtcacatacacatggttagcagatgttattgcgagtttagcaaaatgcttgtgcttctagttccgacagtgcagtaatatctaacaggtaatatttaacaattccacaacaactacctgaaACACACAAATCTACGTATGGAATAGAATAATAATATAGACATATATGGATgtgcaatgtcagagcggcatagactaagattcaatagatagtatagaatacagtatatacatatgagatgagtaatgcaagatatgtaaacattattaacgtgtaattattaaagtgactagtgttccatttattaaaatgGCCAATGATTCCAAGTCTGTATGTCTCAGCGGGTTAaatagagtgccttcagaaagtattcacacctcttgacttattccacacattgttatgttacagcctgacttCAAAATAGATGAAATAGATTGTCTTCTCAACCGTCTACATACAATACTTCAtcatgaaaaagtgaaaacatgtttttagaactgTTTGCAATTTAGTTGAAAATGAGATACAGAaacatctcatttacataagtattcacacccctgagtcaatacatgttagaattacatttggcagtgattacagctgtgactcTTTCAAGGTCAATttataagagctttgcacacatggattgtacaatgttcttcaagcgctgtcaagttggttgttgatcattgctagacagccattttcaagtcttgccatagatttagaatcttatttaagtcaaaactctatctaggccactcaggaacagtcaatgtcatcttggtaagcaactccagtttatatttggccttgtgttttagagtattgtcctgctgaaaggtgaatttgtctcccagtgtctgttggaaagcagactggacCAGGTTCTCTTATAACGCTTCGTATTCAAGAcgtaaagttaatttctttgaagCATCTTTTGCAGTTTTACTGTGGTACCTTCTTGCAAACTGGATGcatgtttggaatatttttattctgtacaggcttccttcttttcattctgtcatttaggttatgtcatgcctgctcccgctccccttCTCTGGCACTCGAGGGCGCTAGGcggcccatcattacgcacacctgtcaccatcattatgcGCGTCAGCACTTCatgggactcacctggactctattACCTTATTGActgtcttccctatatctgtcacttcctcagtttcttTCCCTTTCAGCATTGATGTGattgtgttcctcttgtccagacactggccttgttttgtttcatgtccattactgattaaatattcactccctgtactagCTTCCCGTCTCCCAGCATCTGTCCTTACAGGttactattgtggagtaactacaatgttgatccatcctcagttttcttctttCACAGCCATTATTCAACCATTAttcactattggcctcatggtgaaatccctgagcggtttccgtcctctccggaaactgagttaggaaggacgcctgtatctttacaACATCaataacatcaacatcaacaattacaccatccaaattgtaattaataacttcaccatgctcaaagggatattcaatgtctgtttttttattttattttgacccATCCAGCAATAGGAGCTCTTCTTtgggaggcattggaaaacctctctggtctttgtagttgaatctgtgtttgaaattcacaatTCAACTGAGGGGCCTTAAgcataattgtatgtgtggggtaaagagatgaggtagtcattcaaaaatcatgttgaacactattattgcacacagagcgagtccatgcaacttattttgtGAGTTGTTAAGCACAAACGTACTCCTGATCTTATTAAGGctggccataacaaaggggttgaatacttattgactcctTTTCTATTCATTTgttgaaaaaaatctgaaaacacAACTACACTTTggcattttggggtattgtgtgtaggccagtgacacaaaatctacatttgatccattttaaatgcaggttgtaacacaacaaaatgtggttgAAAATCAAGGGGTGTAgttactttctgaagacactgtacttTCCATGTATCTCATCTTACTGTAATAAGAGCTAATGATATGAAACATGAACTTCTGAATTGCAGGAATCTTTTGTTCTATATTATATTAAACAAGTATCAGTGGGTGAGAGAGTTAAACTTTTACTCATCTCTTCAGCTCATTGAAGTGGTCTTCAATTGTTCTGTGAATGTAGAGGATCCTCCCACTCTGTCCCTGGTTTCACATGGTAGTTGTGTGAGGTTATACATTGCAAAGAAACAGCACCAATGTGTTAAATGTCTCAATATTCATATTAATGCATTGTGACAAACTCAAGGGGGAAAAGGTTGTGGTTGTCACAGGGACAGTTATGATGCAACAACTGAAGAGGAACTGTTAAAACTCCTTCATCATGACCTGTTTAGTTGTCACAGAAACACTTTTCCGCCTTTGACTTGATGGCATCAATACATTCTGTGTTCCTCTGACCTAGAAAATAACCATATTATCAAGACAACCTACACGTAACAGCCCACATCCATGCACTTCAGTGAACgatgtctcagtcacacacaaagacacagacacgcacacagacatgaCAATTAGATTGATCAGATAGGAGATTGAATTCCTCTTGTATTTCCCTGCTGTGTGTATTTACTACCCAAACAAAGTCACACCTGAAAGTTCCCCTTCACATTCGCCATTTGAAATTCCCTGCTCAACAGGTTAGACGAGTGTTcctctattatagaatgttgacCATCAGTCAGAGCTGTAGAATTAGGAAGTACAACTCAGAGCCCTGGGGTCATTATGTCATCATTGTTGTCATACGTCTTGTAAGAAAAGTTCTTGCTCATCCTCAGTGCAACACCCTGTGGTGAAATTAAAGTTATTTACTGGTTCTGTGGTGATTCTCTGATTTGGTTGATATCTAACTCATCACATATTTGTTTATAAATATCACCACCCCAAATGTGCCCTTTCACAGCTTCCTAGGACATCAACAGGGGCAGTTCCATGGTTTGAATTCAATAGACTTTGTCGTGGAataatcagaatttgttggtaacatatgtaagatgttttatatttatcatatgtttgtaaattacttctcatcaagaatgttatttttgtataatactgtggcagggttgcagttatctgttctatgtcaagactaagttgcatgggccgcagagaggggagaggtcaaagtatcatcatgtgtaaacatatctcttggctccacaatgtctgtgtgccagtcagtgtgtctctgtgagtttgtccaggattggttgtatttagagttggttgtatctaaatgacaatttgatatatgcctgttgatatggagggttggtttatggttctggggtttgagaaaggagacaaagctgaacgatgaattatgccgatgctgtcttatcctgtgtgtgtctttgctataaaggacctcatttgaaatgtggaaggggctctcagagaattcattgagagACACTGAAtttatctgagagtcacaggattgtgatagagctgatataattaaagatggactttgataactaactctgacttgtgtgtgtggtttgcgctcatgatttggtaaatagaggaaatttccacgacaactTTATCACTGTGGCGctagaggaggctggtgagaggggctttaggaggacaggctcattgtaatggctggaatggaatcaatggaaaaGAGTCAAAcacgttgtttccatgtgtttgatgtgtttgggaCCATTTCATCAATTCCATTTTGGCCATTagaatgagcccgtcctcctatagctccttccaTCAGTCTCCTTTGTGTGGCGCACaatgcactgtgtttcctcctaGACCAACTGATACATCTGataactgtacatacagtatgttctatGATATGATCTGTGGTGGTTTCACTGATGTGGGTACATGGTTacacatatcaaatcaaaatcaaatcaaacgtatttatatagcccttcgtacatcagctgatatctcaaagtgctgtacagaaacccagtctaaaaccccaaacagcaagcaatgcaggtgtagaggcacggtggctaggaaaaactccctagaaaggccaaaacctaggaagaaacctagagaggaaccaggctatgtggggtggccagtcctcttctggctgtgccgggtggagattataacagaacatggccaagatgttcaaatgttcataaatgaccagcatggtcgaataataataaggcagaacagttgaaactggagcagcagcacggccaggtggactggggacagcaaggagtcatcatgtcaggtagtcctgaggcatggtcctagggctcaggtcctccgagagagagaaagagagaaagagagaatttgaGAGAgtacacttaaattcacacaggacaccgaataggacaggagaagtactccagatataacacactgaccctagccccccgacacataaactactgcagcataaatactggaggctgagacaggaggggtcaggagacactgtggccccatccgaggacacccccggacagggccaaacaggaaggatataaccccacccactttgccaaagcacagcccccacaccactagagggatatcttcaaccaccaacttaccatcctgagacaaggctgagtatagcccacaaagatctccgccacggagATGGTACAtggttacacatacacacataatcaCAGCAGAGGAGTTAAAACCCCTAAAAGTGTCTGTCCTACATCTATGACATGTAAGAGAACTCAGGAAATATTTAGGTTTTTTGGGATACATATTTATCCCCAtgtttttgttggcacaaaactacctccatacatCTAGTAATTTGTGTtggtaccttcagacgagtcccgtgacacttgtggggctCGTAGAGAAAAActgagaacaccattgtgttggTGAGAGTCAGTGTGGTATTAGTGGAGTATTAGTTTCTAGTCCAAACAgttcagacactacagacagaagttgacacaTCAGTGTTACTTGTGGGGGGCGTAGATCAAAACAGAGATCCGGAGATCCATTCAGACtctacagacgtttttgtgagaagacagatttttgggaattctcatggtctgacatcTTTCACTGCATATGTGGATGTGGTCGATTGAGATGCATCCCATTCAAAAATCTGATATCTCTAATTTAAACTGAcgtattttgatggggattttatTTACTGTCACTTAGATTGATGAATGGGTGCGTAAACAGGCTATTGATTTGAGACCACAGTTATTCTCTGTCTGAATCAAAATACAaaggtttttatttgatttttgtttttgtgttaAAAATTttacccctctttctccccaattgttagtagcaactatcttgtctcatcgcgacaactcctgtacgggttcgggagagacgaaggttgaaagtcatgtgtcctccgatacacaacccaaccagccgcactgcttcttaacacagcgcgcatccaacccggaagccagccaatgtgtcggaggctacaccgtgcacctggcaaccttggttagcgagcactgcgcccggcccgccacaggagtcgctggtgcgcgatgagacaaggagatccctaccgaccaatccctccctaacccggacgacgctaggccaattgtgcgttgccccacggacctcccggtctcggccggttacgacagagactgggcgcgaacccagggactctgatggcacagctggcgctgcagtacagcggccttaaccactgcgccacccgggaggccccgcaCTGCTTcctaagttggttgttgatcattgctagacagtcattttgaagtcttgtcatagattttcaaggtgatgtaagtccaaactgtaactaggcccctcaggaacattcactataACTCATACAGTAGGCCTTCTAATCACAACGGACTAAATGTGTTTGAATTGAACAATCAAACTTCTTTTTAAGGCTACTTGTACATTACATCACATCATCCCAACGTTATGTAATACTCTATTATACAATGATAACATCTCCCTTAGAATTTTGCTGACATGCATCATTGTATAGTTGCTGTAAATTCTTGATCCAGGCCCAGAGTGGAAGGGAGTTTACCAAGGTACCAACAATGTGACATATGTGTCAAACTTCCCTGACCCAAATACATGTCAAGACTGAATTTCCACCTTGTTCCACAACCGCTGGGTCTGCGGTCCAGAAAAGGGCATCATATTTCCAACTGAGAAAGTATTTAAATTAGAATTCCAGATCATTGGATCAGATCATCTTGGAATCTCATTCTGAGGAGAGAGTTCCAGGTATCTGTTGAACTTCACTGCCTGCCTCGACCTCTGAACCTGACAAGATGGTAAAGCTTGTTGTGACTCTctactctgctgctgctgttgttggcaCTGATGACTCTGGGTGAAACTAGTAAATAGGACAGGAAGTGCCATCTAATGTGCTGTTTGTTACCATCAGTGtcaaagcaaatcaaatcaaagtgtatttgtcacatgtgccaaatacaacaggtgtagtaaaccttacagtgaaatgcttatttacaagccctgaCCAACAGTGCAATTGTTaataagtaaaaaataggtattaggtgaacaaagAATAATAAagaataaagaaataaaaacaactgtaaaaagacagtgagtaataacagtagtgaggctatatacagtagggaggctatatacagtagggaggctatatacagtagggaggctatatacagtagggaggctatatccagtagggaggctatatacagtagtgaggctatatacagttgcgAGTTTGTCGGGCTAATTGAGTTACTACGTACATGTAGgtgtggttaaagtgactatgcatatatgataaacagagagtagcagtagtgcaaaagaggggttggtggatgGTGGgaggcgggacacaatgcagatagtccgggtagccaatgtgcgggagcactggttagtcggg
This window encodes:
- the LOC139387349 gene encoding C-C motif chemokine 4-like; amino-acid sequence: MAQIRAPVIVLLVLLAVGLFTTEASAAKQARRRRFCCQSYTGGEIPFKVIVGYTLQTTTEICRIPAIIFHTKNGKDLCADPSQSSVIQHVNRLRDKAVHIRKSQS